DNA sequence from the Thunnus albacares chromosome 22, fThuAlb1.1, whole genome shotgun sequence genome:
CTGTAGGACACCATTGTCAATCAAAACTccaataatttattattatgcTTCCATAAATTTGGTGGAATTGTGTGACACAGATAACAAAGTATGGTCAAAATTTaggcagcagaggcagagatatcctgacttttagtccctattATGCTAAGCATGTCAGgtcggggaagcaggagtggacccaaacgcagaggccggaatgcagatttGACGAAAATCTCCTCTAATCTTGCAATGGTCAAGAACAGAAcaaggcaaacagagctgaacagaactagcagacaaaacaaatgatccaaccaggcctgaacagaaaaccagggcttaaaaagaaactgaactaaggAGAAGATGAGGTgtaggtggggagatgggtggagaactcagTAGAGGGgagtgaacatacagggagctgattggctgaggaaacacagggagcagggcagagctgatgaggctaacacagggcaggtgtggggaaaactgagcagggcagggctaatgagTCCAAATGCAGAGCAGGTGTTGAGGAGGACATGAACACACAGGGGAAACACAGAACAatagaaaaccaaaacccagaaaacacaatactctaaatacaacccaTACCAACCCGGTACCCAGAACCACCATGAACCTAAACCCAAGAATACAACACgccaggctaaacaacaaaaggcaatccaaacccaccacccaaatataacaagaaaacccaTATGACCAGAGAGACTAAACACAAATCAAACCAGGAAActccaaagaacacaaaaacacaaagagaccaaaaaacacacaaagtccaggcagggtgtgacaaaGCATAATAGTCCCTTGACACTGCATCCCACACCTCTCATAATGCATCTCAATAATGTCTTTTCTTAGACCCTCCCTGCCTGATAAATGCCCATGTCTCTTAAactccacacctccagtttgtaatgcaggtTTTCTGATTGCTACAAGCCCAAACTGAAATAACCCTGATGGCAtcattatgacatcatcagagttGTTCTCTCAGACTACTGAGAAACTTTCACAGGCTTTTTAATTAGTGGGTATGTTATACAGATAAAACTAAAGATAAAGGACCAtaccagtttttttttgtttgtttgtttggtttttttgcaTGTTCTAGCCTGAACTGTGTATATTTGTTCTGAAATGCAAATCACCTGCACTTTATATcgcaacaaaacattttgcaaaCTATGCTGCTTTATTTAAAATTCCATACAATCTGAAAATCAATTAGCAAAcacttgaaacttgcttgagttGCCTAATTGAGTTTTTGCAAATGAATGCAGATGAAATGTTTATTGTGATGGATTACAGAGCCCACCAAGTTTTGAGAGTCTGCTAATTGATTTTCATTCTATACAGACAATAATAGAAACAAACTGATGTCTGGAATGGTAGTAAAACTAcattggacacaccttcccatttaCTTGAATGACAAagtttgtccaaacttttgactggtactgtatatttgtaattaaaGAGCAAAAGCTTGCCAACACACTGatccttaaaggggacctattatgcttttccttattttcagtcatatatataatgttacaatgtcaagTGTTCATATTAAACttggccaaagtgtcaaataatgaggtaaacgtatgtagaagttatccctgttagcaaaaagcaccggcttcagactgctcgGAATGCTTGGTTTCCAgcgtttttttctactttcagcccgagctgacgtcagttcatgacggatttctttatatcttcatctgctccacgcacagcatgagttcactgctccgctctgctaatGTTAtggtatttttccattttttgggGGCAGTCACGCCAAACCATGACTGGAGTCGagctggcatgctgtgagttttttttccattacacagcacggCAAAGTAAAATtagtagtttacctgttggtaaacatcatcatcactgtggctgttactgctttgtactattcctcccagcattatttctaactgatctgctcaacaaagagctccaaatatctccagatgttgttgtgttgactggtttttagcaccgataatgaagctctgctaattcatgaggaacacatttaattttctATATATTCTTAACAATAAAAGTCCcgttatttagtaatttaaaagcttttaatatgaagcattTCAGCAgcaaatgttgggttttcatcagcagtaacttaacacgactctgatacaTGCTGCCCCTCTGTAGGCTTCCAGAAAGGTGGccagtcagaacagagtgggctcatcaggaggggtgccttaaagagacaggagttaagactgcctgttagagacaaaggctgaactgagggactgaTTAAAGGGccggtataagataaataaggagggACTATGAaacatgcaaagctactctagtggatgcccagaataaaaatataagctGGAAATGAGCACAATAGGTCCATTTTAAAGGTGTTTTTGGGGTAACTTTGACATTCTTAACTaattatttccttttctttttattctgtgtCTCACCCAGGTCCACATCACGCTTCTCCAGGATGGATCTGGTTCAATGTCAGCAGCCTGAACCCCTCAATGCTGGGTGCAGAGCTGGTTCTGTTCAGGAAAACCCTACACCCCCGCCCCCTCAGCGTGACTGTCACCCTGCACAGTGTCACTGCTTCACAAAGAGCTCTGAAGGAGAGTCCAGCCCTTGAGGAGAGACTACTGAGCCTGGACCAGAGACCCTCAACTGGATATGATGTATTTGATGTGTCAGCTGTTCTGGCTGTGAAGCCTCTGGAGATGGTGGGCTTTCAGCTGCGCTATACAGACGAGAGTGGAAGTCTGGTCCTCCATGAAGCCCTAACACAGAGCCTATACTGTCTGAACAGAGGCTCTCTGAGTGAACCCTTACTGGTGCTTTACCAAGCACACCCTCTGCAGGTCTGACACTGCCACTGGGACCACTGTACAGTGTtcatattctttttaaaaaaaaaagtaaaactatcTAATCTATTCAGCATTATCCATCTCTGATATTATGGTTATTATGTTATAGCACAAAATAGTTCACGAAGTGAGGACAGAATATAATAATGGTGAGGTTGAAGTGTTGTGACTTTGAGACAGACAAAACCCTCTTGGgttcctttttaaaaactgtatatgtttattttagGGCTCTATGAACTTGTAACAGGTGGGGATGTGTGTATTTCCCTAAGAAAAGTTATCCTTCTAAATATCACTAAAGCGAACCAGCCTTTATTTTGACAGTTGTGTTGTTGTATCTGACCTGACACTGGTAGGGTTGGTGATTGTTATGActgctgccctctagtggacaCAATGTGTAactacaataaaacattaaactgaCGTGTCAGCTAATACAGACAGTTATTGTTGATATCAACGTGTAGCATTAATGTCATTATAACAACAGTTACATCAGTATTGGTAATAGCTTTATAAATATGCAGTTGCTTTAATTAGAGTCTCCATCTGGACATGTAGCCTGTTAAGAAATAATCATCAAGCCACACAGAGTGGCAGTCTGATGCTTCCtgtgaaaacattcaaattaaatgttGGCGATCAATATGAAATGACCAGGTGAACAAACAAGCAGAAATGATGAGCATTCTTGATGTTAATCATCTGAAAAAACTCACAGTGAAACATTAGGAATTAGTTTCTCCaatagaaagtagttccaaagGCCAACATCTGCATGGCGACAGTAGATAGCAATAGAGGtgaggaaaatatattttttaatttaggtGAGCCAAAAATAGTCATGACTATAACTAATATTATTTCATTAACTACAAAACAATATGAAGGTCAGTATTCAGTGTTTTGCTCAAGGAGAGTAGAATTTATTTCTGGTTTTCATGtacaaatttgttttgttttttacatacataaacatatgaaaaaaagaGACCGAAGGCAGCtcaaaacagtgaaataaaccAACTTAAAGTTCCCTTTTTTCTGTGTTGGCTGGAGCAGCAGCTTGTGATGCCTTTTAACACACTGTCCTTCTATGCCAGtctttcatatttgtttaatgttattttcaaatgttcatttaaacttACTTAATGTTTTCAGTTCCTCACCACAGCTGTTCCATAAATGATCTCCTTCAACTACAATAAATGCTACCTTTGTGATCGTTTTGTTCACCTTCATGTACATTTGGGTGGTAATTGTAGTTGATAAATTCACTTGAAAACTGCTGAGGTGATGAGATATATTGTACCTAATGACAGGTTTATGATTCCATTCATCCGAGGCTGTATTACCAGCCAGGAAAATTGGGCAACTGTTAACGGTTTGTCTCCAAAAGCCCCAGTGTATCAATAGTTTGTGATAATGTGATTGTGGAAATTTGTTTACACTGTACTTTAGAGGTTGCAAATTTCCTTAATTTTACTTATTATTACTTATCATTATTACTTAATATTGGTTCCTGGTTTCAAGCAGCCATGTGTCAAAattgatttcattattttaatttatagtGGGCTGCAATTGTATATGTCCCTGCTGTCCAACTCTGATACCATTTTGATCTGCCATCGTTGGACCACTCTCTATTATCTGTAATAAAGAGTTCTGCCCTGCATATCTATATACatgtaatcacacagaaatGTCCCGACAGATTCAAATCCACAACCTCCTTGATGTGAGGTAACAGTGCCAACCACTGAGCTATATGCTGGcctataattattattattattattatcaccatTGAGGACACAAAgtcattttagatgttttagaCTAAATTTGACTATTATtaggcaaaaaataaataaataaataaaataaattacgATGataatttaaagtaattttCCACCAGAATTGCATGGGCTCCTGCTGGGGGAATTTGACTCATTCTAAAACCCTGACTGTGGCCTTGGTGATGGCaacaattattatcattattattattatcattcattacttttttttttaaaatcaaggCCCATAACCACCATTGAGGACAATGAGGTCATGTCCTCAGTCATATTATTTAGACCAACTTTGActgttttaggaaaaaaaaaaaaaaattaaaactgaaagaaaTTTTCTACAAGAATTTCTTCAGAACATCAGAGAATAATGTAGGAATAtaacattttctgaaaatacaatttaacagttaaataaatgacagagggcaactattttgatagcAGACCATCAGCCATTACCAtagctttttcacttttaataattttaaataaatgttaatattttttaaacatggactaaatgataaatcaagaaaattatcaccagatcaatcaataatgaaaataatctttcaGTTGCAGTCTTAAACTCTTGTATACATGTTTTTGaactatatatattttaaatatacatcTTAAATATTCTTaccttaaatattttaaaatggttGGCAGCTTTTCAAAAGGATAtcctattattattgttgttattattattattgttgttgttgttgtagttttaaaaaaaatcagtctttCAATGAATACAAGAATACATAGAGgaatacaaaaaagaaatttttaaaaaaggaaaattatagTAGTATCAGATTATTAGTATCAACAGTATCAATGTCATCCAAGACACAGGAAGTGCTTCACTCCTTCCTCTGATCTGATTGGCTCTAGCCGCTATCTTTCAACCTGTTTTCCAGCTTATCATTGACGACCACTCTCAGCAGCGGTACCGCCTCCTGTCGGCGCAATATCTCCAGAAAATAGCGGACCATCCTAATTCGGCGCTTAGATTCATCGTCCTTGtccggtgtgtgtgtttaggagCAGCGTGTGTGAGCGTCCTGGTCGCCTCCATCATGCTCTGGATGTGGATTTAAGCGGCAGGCTGCATATTTGAAGCGGACAAAGTGAAATGCATCCCCGGAGCGCTGAACCTGCTCCATCGCGCACACAAAGCCTGTGAAGCAGGCCGTGTTTTTCCTCCCGCTGAGCCGCCGCGCTGATGATGCTCAAACATGTCGGGGAATCATTTCAAAGGCCACGAAGTCAGCTGCTGCATCAAGTACTTTATTTTTGGATTCAACATCCTGTTTTGGGTaagaagggttttttttttatttttggttgtACGCAGCTGCGCCTCTCTCCAGCACAGCTCGGTTATTATCATGTCCACTGGCCAATAGGGAGGAAGGCCCGAGTCATCATCATATCTGATCATGGATCCGTTATCCTTCAAGTTCATATTCTAACTCAGATCAGTGCATTTATGTCTTGTTGTGATTATATATGTCCATTAATATGTGGATAAAAGCAGCTGCGGCTCAGTTCACAACTGAGAGCTAATCGGCTTTTTGTAGTAAAGTAATAACAGCTGAGCCTGAGCGTCCTGCAGGCTGATCACTCATATCACACACAGTCTAAACACTGCAAGGACGAGACGAGACAAGCAGACAGTTCATACTGTCAGTATTGAGACACATTTTTCACTCACACTAAAGAACTGAAGGCATGACGTAAATGCTTTAAAAGTGATGTCATTCATGTCTAATAATTAGTAGACACTGCTGCTGACGACAGTAGTCTGTGTATGTTCAAGACAATATCAGCTACATAAGTCAattagggctacaactaactattattttatcATCGATTAATCCGTTGAATCTCCTTTAATCTATTAATTATCATAAAAtagtcacaaaaaaaaatcaaaagagcCCAAGGTCATATCTTAAAATCACTTAATTTGTcggacaaacagtccaaaactgaaagatatttagtttattgtattttttttcatattgattATTCATGTTGTATTTAACTCAATAGCTTatgagacaaagaaaatcttcaaatcttcacagtttgtgtgtgtgtgtgtgtgtgtgtgtgtgtgtgtgtgtgtgtgattaaacTTGAGCAATTACTTTAGTGAATAATAGATCAGAATTCTTGCCAATAACCTTTCTGTCGAATTAAAGAGCTACTGACTGATTTAGTCTTTTAATTAAATGGTCAGAATCTGAGCAGCAGAACCTGAGATATTCTCAGTTTTACTTACTGTTTGAGTGACATCTCCAAAACCTTGctctacatttcccataatgcaccttTATAGCAACTTTCATCAGACTGTCCCtttcttttatacattttaaatcaagCAGAaactgagataaccctgatgacatcactatgacatcatcagttattttctcagacttgacaaagttTCCTTCAGGgacacagaagacattatacgACTGAGTAGTAATTCTCATGACTAGTAAACGGAAATCATGTGCAAAATTAGTGAAATTATTATCATCAATTTTCGTCAGCTgtattgtaaatacatttttgcccATTTTTATGCGTTATTTTGAAACATatttattatgaattattaattaAGTGATAActtaaattaatacattttcaaaattcaattttttatAAAAAAGTCAATGGAACgttaatatttctttcttttttcttttttttttgccaggtTACTCTATTTTCCAACACATGATTTAATCTCATTTGAAAACTtgatgaaagaaagaatgaaatatCACTGTCACATGTTAAGTGTGTGATGTAATGACACAATGTGCAAAGGATGTTCACAGTATTACAAAAAAAGTCTAGTAAGAATATTAAATTTTGTCCCATATAAGATATTTTTTCTAAGGTCAGAGAAAGACTGATCCAACATCACAGGGTCACAGTGGCCTCAGagacaattatttttaaatttacatgtaATAACAATGTGACAGACAGCCGTCATGTCATTATGCATCAGCACATCATCCCAGTAATATGACATGACTGGTGTTTTGCAGCTGCTGGGCATGGCCTTAGTTGGAATTGGACTGTGGGCATGGAGTGAGAAGGTGAGTACAGACATTCTGAGTTACTATTATCAGTGATATTGGAaaaatgttgtaatgtttttattccTGTATTTAATTAACACTGTTTAATTTGTTCTGTTTAAGCTTTTGGACGATTTTTATCAAAGgctaatatgattttttttttctgatttaagCAGCTAATTGCTGATTTAATgctgaatatattttattttattgattatttgaatGCTACAACATATTCCAACCAAAGCTGCACAAATCAATAGTTTTATACTATCAATGGATAAGCATGTGTAATTTGAAAGTTTGTGCTCATAGTGTATCACTGTACGCTATCTGCACAGCACCAAACTGCAGTTAGCAACTAACTGGTGAACagagtggagcatttagcagtcagatatttttctcaggagttggtggagaccaaaacagagctaaaagagtgaatattggacttacattcatcaggtggacacaaacatgactctaGAGAATGCTAAGGTTACCCTGTGTCTGCTCTAAATAGGCAACTGTGGGCCAACATGCTGTCCTCAGTGGCCGAAAACaatcaatgcagctttaaattccAAGAATCCAGTGTTTATTCTTGTGCTAACAAAAAGCTTAGCAGCGTCCTCACTGAGTTCATTAtagttttatcttattttatgtcACTGCGGCCCCTTTTGGCAAATGTGTATGTTGTCCTCAAAGAGATGTATCTGCTTGTCTCAGACTGAGCGAGTTGttgtcctctgtctctcccctccAGGGCGTTCTTTCCAACATCTCGTCCATCACAGACCTGGGGGGTCTAGACCCGGTCTGGCTCTTCATGGTGGTCGGGGGGGTCATGTTCATTCTGGGCTTCGCCGGATGCATCGGAGCGTTGCGGGAAAACACCTTTTTGCTTAAGTTTGTATGTTCCACACTAGAAATAAGTTCCTATCTCCTCTCAGTGATGAGTGATTGGAAAATCAACATACTGCAGGTTACctaagtgtgtgtttatcattttctgtcctgctatttcttcttcttgctgtAGTTCTCTGTGTTCCTGGGAATCATCTTTTTCTTGGAGTTGACGACAGGAGTCCTGGCGTTTGTCTTTAAAGACTGGATTAAAGACCAGTTGAACCTGTTCATCAACAATAACATCCGGGCATACCGGGACGACATCGATCTACAGAACCTCATTGATTTCACTCAGGAATATGTAAGTTGAGAGAGGCAACAAATATCTCCAGGCAGATTTGAACTGGGGATGTTGCTGTTCATGCTTGATTTATTAACCTCTTAGCCACAGGAGCACCCCAAtgatcttaactcaaggtccacttattaGCCTTTTCTGGGTCTTTCAACTACATTTCATGGTCTTCTTCAGTTGATGAGTTTGTAATCCACTGAGTAAGACCATGAGATGTAGTTGACAcctacagaaaaaaagatggatttttATGTCAAATGTTCATTTACACTTAATAGTTTTCATAGATATATTAGCAACTacagtttttaattacaatCACAGCATGATATACTAAACACACTGTGATGAATTTTGGTGGTTGATCAATTAATgggaaaaaaattataattttaattataattattataatttcaGAATTTAGtttaaatataatgttttgCCAGTAGATGCAGTTTGAGGAATTGTCATTGAATGAATTTGTAGTGTAATCATGTGTTCATTTGCTTGTGAGAAGGTCAAACATCTTGGACTAAAAGGTTAGCTGTTGTGTCAGAAGTCCAACAGCAGGACAAATAATTAATGTAAAACATATTCTgaacatttccaggtctatatttatattccggaatatctttgcatgatttacagtaagaaaagactccttatttatcttatgccagctctttatgcagccactcagttcagcctctgtctgaaacaggctgttttagctcctgtctctttaaggcctgcctcccgatgagcccactctgttctgattggttagcttcagGAAGTTACATCACAGCCGACTTCCAGCCgttctggaggctacgtaaacaaaccatgaaacaaactacagtagtaggatttcactacttttcccgttctttacttgaaatgtcaacttctcaaatccatccatacatgtttTAGATGAAAtttgatccaaaatatgagagtggacagcGCAAAAAcccatggaaaaaccttagcaacaaccttagcaaccaaagcTACAAAACAGACTGCTGTTTAGGGGTACATGCGTtgaaggtagaaaaaaatgtcacaaacgAAGTGTTCAGAGAcggttgaagccctgacttttgacttgcagggagaaTTTCCACATATGtacgttaacctcaagttttggaattttgaccatgtttaatatctgacatcattacagtatttaaataacagaaagccagaaaaagcacaatatgtccCCTTCAACATGCAAATTTAAATTGACCACAAACTTAAGTTTTCTCAGCACAGCAGCCTTCATATTGTACATCATTGTAACTGTTTCTCTTCTCCTGCCTTATCTTTATCCTTGCTTCCTTCTATGCTCTTGGGATTGTCCCTAAAGGAAAACCATAGTTTGCTGGGGATTTATTTATGTTGCCCCGGATGTTGGTtatatcagttatgataacactgTACAAAGTAATTGCTCATATTTTATGGGGTGGCGACATCGCTAAAAATAGGTCCAACAGTGTAGGAAACATGTGCAGTCAGACCATCAGATagcttgtttgtttaaaacctcaATAAACAATGGCATTACGTTATTTTTTCAAGATTGTATTTTTAGTCATTTGTATAAGTATGAATGTCTGTGTGATTTTAAATGAGATTACTTACTTCTGGAACTGAAACTGGTAGTTCACATTTCACTTTAGCTACATCAGATAACTGTGAATGATTCTCATGTAGAATCTTcctgaagacatttttgcaaaacatgtttttaggtTCTTACAGGCGAGAGATCAAAGCCAACAACCACAGCTAATTCATATGCTGTGTGGAGGCTTTGGACTTACAATGCTGCAAGCTGCTCTGATTGGACTTGAGTGATCCCTTAATGAATGGAGCCAATCAGGTCACCAGACCAATCATGTCCACTTGTGATTCATTTAATTCCATTAATGTCTTAAACTGCCCTTTGAAAAAGCTCTTTTATCATCTCTGTCTACAAACGGAGGGTGTTTTGAATTCCAAAAAGTGgagtttttaataatttaacagACACGTTTTCCTCTCTGCGTCTGTCTGACTTCAGTGGGAGTGCTGTGGTGCTTTCGGAGCAGATGATTGGAACCTCAACATCTACTTTAACTGTACTGATGGGAATCCTAGTCGAGAAAAGTGTGGAGTCCCTTTCTCCTGCTGCACCAAGGACCCAGCGGTAAGAGCCCCTCACATTGCATGCCTggacacatttatacacactaaaaatcactgggttaaatattacccagtttgggtcaatacaGCACCAACACAATACTGATTTAATGTTACCCAGAAAACCACTCAAGACAAGTGGTTGCTTTGACCcagttttatgtcatttttttattttactgttgggttatttacCTGAACCAAAGCTTGTTAtaattttttaaacttacatgtcacagtttgttattgattgtcAATAATTTGTGcatcttttgaatgtcatatgcacaagaaacaatacatttatgacagtttttAACTAAAGCTGGGCTGAAATAACAGATTTATATGGGGTAAAAGTAAcccagtgttgtgttgttgttgttatattgACTCAAACTGGGAAAGATTTTAACCCACTGGTTTTTAGTATGCAGAGGTGTACTTGAAAAAGATCTTTCAGGGCCAGAAATAAACAGGCCCTCAGAACAAATACAGGAAACCTGACTGAGCAATTAACGCCCTTcatagttatttttttgtttcctttgtctatttttggaaacaaacattgtttGCTTGGTCATGAGCAGTGTACTATGACTGAGGGAAAAGACACAGTGCATTTGGATTGACTACAGTTCAAGTTAAATggtctgttttatgttttcccTTGAGGGATTGGGAAGGCTTCCTACCTTAAAGCTGACAGGGAGCTTTAGTCCTGCTGCCAGTTGTCGCTGGTGTCAGGTGGGCCAGTTGAAAAGTGTGGGTTCTCTGGTGTGTAGTCTCTTGTTAAAACAGAGCAGAGTTCTCCCTTGTAGGCTGTGGCAGTGTTCTCCTTTGGGTTCGTCAATGATGATCTTTGGAGTATTGTGGCCATCTTGGGTGAAGGTTTGCTTGGAAGCACATCTGTGGCTTTGGATGGGTGCTCGTTCCGATAGTTGTCCCCTTGACCCATCAGGTTTCTGTAACTTTATGAGTAATTGCACAGCTCTACTGTGTGCAGATTAGCACATGTGATGTGAAACCCAATGGGCAAAGTAAAAACTGCCATCTTGtgcaaaaaaaaccttaaatgaATCCCTCTGAACTAGAGagaaattaagttaaaaaaatgattgatcaTCAAATTTTACTAAAATATGTCTTAATATAGatcaaatataataaatgtggTATATGGAAGCTTTAAACattgaaatacataaaaaacttATTATTACTACCCTtaattatgaaaacatttttacaaatcaTTCACTTGCTGgtgtgtaaaatgtataaaaaatatgtaaaacaagTGTTAAAATAGGATAAagtaatttaaatttaaatatttaaaataaagtgtgtttgtctgtgtggttTACATATATGGTACATTATCATGGGGCCTGTGATAGATTACACAGCATTTAGGAACATTTAGCAGCACCAGTGAGAA
Encoded proteins:
- the tspan5a gene encoding tetraspanin-5a isoform X2; amino-acid sequence: MSGNHFKGHEVSCCIKYFIFGFNILFWLLGMALVGIGLWAWSEKGVLSNISSITDLGGLDPVWLFMVVGGVMFILGFAGCIGALRENTFLLKFFSVFLGIIFFLELTTGVLAFVFKDWIKDQLNLFINNNIRAYRDDIDLQNLIDFTQEYWECCGAFGADDWNLNIYFNCTDGNPSREKCGVPFSCCTKDPAEDVINTQCGYDIRAKPDSEQKDYINVKGCVPQFEKWLQDNLTLVAGIFIGVALLQIFGICLAQNLVSDIEAVRASCFFT
- the tspan5a gene encoding tetraspanin-5a isoform X1, whose product is MSGNHFKGHEVSCCIKYFIFGFNILFWLLGMALVGIGLWAWSEKGVLSNISSITDLGGLDPVWLFMVVGGVMFILGFAGCIGALRENTFLLKFFSVFLGIIFFLELTTGVLAFVFKDWIKDQLNLFINNNIRAYRDDIDLQNLIDFTQEYWECCGAFGADDWNLNIYFNCTDGNPSREKCGVPFSCCTKDPAEDVINTQCGYDIRAKPDSEQKDYINVKGCVPQFEKWLQDNLTLVAGIFIGVALLQIFGICLAQNLVSDIEAVRASWVPPPLSMRRLPPHSSKKASAYYS
- the LOC122973447 gene encoding uncharacterized protein LOC122973447, producing MVRGVCLGFLDVTLAFVLLCSVTGLLLMEHRRDAEDDQELDKAILEMLHINKVSASHQAKPHPYMRRIYQRLDSLEAQDFGRSDGTLVQSFRSVDGPHHASPGWIWFNVSSLNPSMLGAELVLFRKTLHPRPLSVTVTLHSVTASQRALKESPALEERLLSLDQRPSTGYDVFDVSAVLAVKPLEMVGFQLRYTDESGSLVLHEALTQSLYCLNRGSLSEPLLVLYQAHPLQV